The following proteins come from a genomic window of Kitasatospora sp. NBC_01246:
- a CDS encoding universal stress protein, with translation MADHLLAAVDGSVEGIAAARWAADEATRYGLPLRLVHAQTWLDGLHADSGQPTDVRALTTRMLADAKRAVEDTHPGLEIRAESIGGGEPVEVLVDAASGARMLALGSRGSAASADSWSAPSAWPSPPAARSRPCWSAPAGPTAAQGPTDPRSSSA, from the coding sequence ATGGCCGATCACCTGCTCGCCGCCGTCGACGGCTCGGTGGAAGGCATCGCCGCCGCCCGCTGGGCAGCCGACGAAGCCACCCGCTACGGCCTGCCGCTGCGCCTGGTCCACGCCCAGACCTGGCTCGACGGCCTCCACGCCGACTCGGGCCAGCCCACCGACGTCCGCGCCCTCACCACGCGCATGCTCGCCGACGCCAAGCGAGCGGTGGAGGACACGCATCCTGGCCTGGAGATCCGCGCCGAGTCGATCGGGGGCGGCGAGCCCGTCGAGGTGCTGGTCGACGCGGCCTCCGGCGCCCGCATGCTGGCCCTCGGTTCCCGGGGCTCGGCGGCTTCGGCGGACTCATGGTCGGCTCCATCGGCCTGGCCGTCACCGCCCGCAGCGAGGTCCCGACCGTGCTGGTCCGCTCCGGCGGGACCGACTGCCGCCCAGGGCCCGACGGACCCGAGGTCGTCCTCGGCGTAG
- a CDS encoding SRPBCC family protein, translating into MSKVQEQIDVDVPVSTAYNQWTQFEQFPMFMEGVEEITQLDERHNHWKTKIAGVSREFDTEIVDQVPDDHVAWRTTSGDVRQTGMVRFEPIDATHTRVMMEMDFQPGGMAEKAADMTGMLDRQVKGDLKRFKHFIEKRGTASGGYRDTL; encoded by the coding sequence ATGAGCAAGGTGCAGGAGCAGATCGACGTCGATGTGCCGGTCAGCACGGCGTACAACCAGTGGACGCAGTTCGAGCAGTTCCCGATGTTCATGGAGGGCGTCGAGGAGATCACCCAGCTCGACGAGCGGCACAACCACTGGAAGACGAAGATCGCCGGTGTGTCCCGGGAGTTCGACACCGAGATCGTCGACCAGGTCCCGGACGACCACGTGGCGTGGCGTACCACCAGTGGTGACGTGCGGCAGACGGGCATGGTGCGCTTCGAGCCGATCGACGCGACCCATACCCGGGTGATGATGGAGATGGACTTCCAGCCCGGCGGTATGGCGGAGAAGGCCGCCGACATGACCGGCATGCTCGACCGGCAGGTCAAGGGCGACCTCAAGCGGTTCAAGCACTTCATCGAGAAGCGCGGCACCGCCTCCGGCGGCTACCGCGACACGCTCTGA
- a CDS encoding universal stress protein — translation MLVRSGGTDCRPGPDGPEVVLGVDTREAAADVIDFAFRAAARRGAVLRAVHGWTPPPVWGYAGWAAPQPEAEQFRAIEDELLTLAMTGWQEKYPGVTVIQDSRTGSGAAALVDVGAGADLVVVGRRRRPHHHAGLRLGPTAHAVLHHAQAPVAVVPHD, via the coding sequence GTGCTGGTCCGCTCCGGCGGGACCGACTGCCGCCCAGGGCCCGACGGACCCGAGGTCGTCCTCGGCGTAGACACCCGCGAGGCCGCCGCAGACGTCATCGACTTCGCGTTCCGTGCGGCCGCGCGGCGCGGGGCGGTGCTGCGCGCTGTGCACGGCTGGACGCCGCCGCCGGTCTGGGGCTATGCCGGCTGGGCGGCTCCACAGCCCGAGGCCGAGCAGTTCCGGGCGATCGAGGACGAACTCCTCACGCTGGCGATGACCGGCTGGCAGGAGAAGTACCCCGGTGTCACGGTGATCCAGGACAGTCGGACCGGCAGCGGCGCCGCGGCGCTCGTCGACGTCGGCGCTGGCGCGGACCTCGTCGTGGTGGGCCGCCGACGCCGCCCGCACCACCACGCCGGCCTGCGGCTCGGGCCGACCGCCCACGCCGTCCTCCACCACGCACAGGCACCGGTCGCCGTCGTCCCGCACGACTGA
- a CDS encoding restriction endonuclease, translated as MATTDRSTGRAVRPCVVSVVARREDFAELVLDEPTLDPQLCLRALGAVVSQHPHDLEPVPPIVEFDPQRFKLAKDVGAVAGLDSRTDLLTMDPYAFERLVRELFEAMGYETWRTPRPR; from the coding sequence GTGGCGACGACCGATCGGTCCACCGGGCGGGCGGTGCGGCCGTGCGTGGTGAGCGTGGTGGCGCGGCGTGAGGACTTCGCCGAACTGGTGCTGGACGAGCCGACGTTGGATCCGCAGTTGTGCCTGCGTGCCCTGGGGGCGGTGGTCTCCCAGCACCCGCACGACCTGGAGCCGGTCCCGCCGATCGTCGAGTTCGACCCGCAGCGTTTCAAGCTCGCCAAGGACGTGGGCGCGGTGGCCGGTCTGGACAGCCGGACGGACCTGCTGACGATGGACCCGTACGCGTTCGAACGGCTCGTGCGTGAGCTGTTCGAGGCCATGGGGTACGAGACCTGGCGGACCCCCCGGCCCCGCTGA
- a CDS encoding response regulator transcription factor — protein sequence MADSSVTGVSSPVKVFLLDDHEVVRRGVHDLLDAEPDLTVVGEAATAEQAIARVPALRPDVAILDMRLPDGDGVSVCRELRSRMPDLACLMLTSFDDEEALLDSIMAGAAGYVLKQISGTDLVSAVRTVASGQSMLDPGAATRLMARLRGDASPHAPAFPELTDREREILALIGEGLTNRQIGERLYLAEKTVKNHISRLLAKLGVERRVQAAVIATQALAAHDHAPGRPGR from the coding sequence ATGGCGGACAGCTCGGTGACCGGTGTGAGCAGCCCGGTGAAGGTGTTCCTCCTTGACGACCACGAGGTGGTCCGCCGGGGCGTCCACGACCTCCTGGACGCCGAGCCCGACCTGACCGTGGTCGGCGAGGCCGCGACCGCCGAGCAGGCGATTGCCCGTGTTCCGGCGCTTCGTCCGGACGTCGCGATCCTGGACATGCGGCTGCCCGACGGCGACGGTGTGAGCGTCTGCCGGGAACTGCGCTCGCGGATGCCCGACCTGGCCTGCCTGATGCTCACGTCCTTCGACGACGAGGAAGCCCTGCTCGACTCCATCATGGCCGGTGCCGCCGGATACGTCCTCAAGCAGATCAGCGGCACCGACCTGGTCTCCGCCGTGCGCACGGTCGCCTCCGGGCAGTCCATGCTCGACCCGGGCGCCGCCACCCGGTTGATGGCACGGCTGCGCGGCGACGCGAGTCCGCACGCTCCGGCCTTTCCCGAACTCACCGACCGTGAAAGGGAGATCCTCGCCCTGATCGGCGAGGGCCTGACCAACCGCCAGATCGGCGAACGGCTCTATCTCGCGGAGAAGACCGTGAAGAACCACATCTCCCGACTGCTGGCCAAGCTCGGTGTCGAGCGGCGCGTGCAGGCAGCCGTCATCGCCACCCAGGCCCTGGCCGCCCACGACCACGCACCCGGCCGTCCCGGGCGGTGA
- a CDS encoding DUF4383 domain-containing protein: MKLHDELPVDHRLSQVYRAGAGLCGAALFVFGCLGLADGLSFFSTAGETIAGLSSNGLLSLVSVMTAVVLVVGALIGGNIASTVNITVGTLFVLSGFANLALLESSANILAFRLPNVLFSFVMGLLIATFGMYGRVSGKLPLDNPYWRHRHQRPAAGDGNAALPEKPGQFAR; encoded by the coding sequence ATGAAACTGCACGATGAACTGCCGGTCGACCACCGGCTCTCCCAGGTCTACCGCGCCGGCGCCGGTCTGTGCGGCGCGGCCCTGTTCGTGTTCGGCTGCCTCGGCCTCGCGGACGGGCTGTCCTTCTTCAGTACTGCCGGGGAGACGATCGCCGGCTTGTCCAGCAACGGGCTGCTCAGCCTCGTGTCGGTCATGACGGCCGTCGTGCTCGTCGTCGGAGCGCTGATCGGCGGCAACATCGCCTCCACGGTCAACATCACCGTAGGCACGCTGTTCGTCCTCAGCGGCTTCGCCAATCTGGCACTGCTCGAGTCGTCGGCCAATATTCTGGCCTTTCGACTCCCGAACGTGCTCTTCAGCTTCGTCATGGGTCTGCTGATCGCCACGTTCGGCATGTACGGGCGGGTGAGCGGCAAACTGCCGCTCGACAACCCCTACTGGCGCCACCGCCATCAGCGGCCGGCCGCCGGCGACGGGAATGCGGCCCTCCCCGAGAAGCCGGGACAGTTCGCACGGTGA
- a CDS encoding alpha/beta hydrolase — protein sequence MTVRSTGQSWALDIALAQGGFDALHPQAKGTLEQLGHDHTDFDKVFDLVRSGVMLPKAWATIAGQAEERAAHHERGGFAQTAADLYVRAAVMWGRAQYSIFDANDPRKLAFREHANHCVEHLGALRDNRVRRVVLDFEGKQIFALLHLPAGDVRNAPAVILGPGMDMIKEDYIYAAERYYTSRGIVALSIEGPGQGESRANGLTVDLTNYERAISRYIDHLASLPEVDAARIGMFGISMSGYWGSRAAATDHRLAALAAFEAVTGDFTTIFERAQPTFKNNYMFMAGYTDEDAFDSELVARMPLGDLVREITCPVVYGIGEFDELTVLEQALANYERVRAPKEMRVYENEFHPLGGIAAEVFRFGAEWVERALNGEYAEPGRDVRHYVHSDGRTTDGTANPTWWLGATPAVIADAR from the coding sequence ATGACCGTACGATCCACCGGCCAGAGCTGGGCCCTGGACATCGCCCTCGCCCAGGGCGGCTTCGACGCCCTGCACCCCCAGGCGAAGGGCACCCTGGAGCAGCTCGGCCACGACCACACCGACTTCGACAAGGTCTTCGACTTGGTGCGGAGCGGCGTGATGCTCCCCAAGGCCTGGGCCACCATCGCTGGGCAGGCCGAGGAGCGCGCCGCCCACCACGAGCGCGGCGGCTTCGCCCAGACCGCCGCCGACCTCTACGTGCGCGCCGCGGTGATGTGGGGCCGCGCCCAGTACTCGATCTTCGACGCCAACGACCCGCGCAAGCTCGCCTTCCGCGAGCACGCCAACCACTGCGTCGAGCACTTGGGCGCACTGCGTGACAATCGGGTACGACGCGTCGTCCTCGACTTCGAGGGCAAGCAGATCTTCGCCCTCCTCCACCTGCCGGCCGGAGACGTCAGGAACGCCCCCGCGGTGATCCTCGGCCCGGGGATGGACATGATCAAGGAGGACTACATCTACGCGGCGGAGCGGTACTACACCTCTCGCGGCATCGTGGCACTGTCCATCGAGGGCCCCGGCCAGGGCGAGAGCCGGGCCAACGGGCTGACCGTCGACCTCACCAACTACGAGCGCGCCATCAGCCGCTACATCGACCACCTGGCCTCGCTGCCGGAGGTCGACGCGGCCCGGATCGGCATGTTCGGCATCTCGATGAGCGGCTACTGGGGCTCCCGCGCCGCCGCCACCGACCACCGCCTCGCCGCGCTGGCCGCCTTCGAAGCCGTCACCGGCGACTTCACCACCATCTTCGAGCGTGCCCAGCCCACCTTCAAGAACAACTACATGTTCATGGCCGGCTACACCGACGAGGACGCCTTCGACAGCGAGTTGGTCGCCCGGATGCCGCTGGGCGACCTGGTCCGGGAGATTACCTGCCCGGTCGTGTACGGCATCGGCGAGTTCGACGAACTCACCGTGCTGGAGCAGGCGCTGGCCAACTACGAGCGGGTCCGTGCCCCCAAGGAGATGCGCGTCTACGAGAACGAGTTCCACCCGCTGGGCGGCATCGCCGCCGAGGTCTTCCGGTTCGGCGCCGAATGGGTCGAGCGCGCCCTGAACGGCGAGTACGCCGAGCCGGGCCGCGACGTGCGGCACTACGTCCACAGTGACGGCCGCACCACCGACGGCACCGCCAACCCCACCTGGTGGCTCGGTGCCACCCCGGCAGTGATCGCCGACGCCCGCTAG
- a CDS encoding sensor histidine kinase has protein sequence MGGDDVARSRIPQLRLDELLEELQARIDAARGTRDRVHSLLEAVLSVGRELDLTQVLRRIVEAAAVLVDARYAALGVIGPDGESLSQFLTVGMAEEEIAGIGPYPTGKGLLGELISHPEALRLGDLSQHAASYGFPANHPPMRTFLGVPVRVREEVFGNLYLTDKHGGEDFDADDESVIATLAVAAGVAIDNARLYEEAQRQQRWLSASAEVTRSLLSGSSHSQVVELIAQRAREITGAELADIVVPLAGGETLRVEFACGGSAPKRMGLVVPREGTLSGAAWTEGARVSTADLATDPRLAGDPRRSEGLGPAVAVPLGRAEGHIDAVLLLARGVGEAVFTEREVGPLLGFADQAALGLELANRRRDAEQLAMLEDRDRIARDLHDLAIQRLFATGMTLQSAARFIEHPGASDRVLRAVGDLDETIKIIRSTIFGLRARDEASGNGLRARVVKAVEEAQAALGFAPRLSMEGLLDTDVPAAVADHVVAVLGEALSNAARHAQAGRVEVLLQATGVKVVLTVQDDGVGIPEQGRRSGLRNLAERADGLGGELELASPPDGGTRLVWSAPLGP, from the coding sequence GTGGGCGGGGACGATGTGGCGCGCTCGCGGATTCCGCAGCTGCGGCTCGATGAACTGCTGGAGGAGCTGCAGGCGCGGATCGATGCGGCCCGGGGGACGCGGGACCGGGTGCACAGCCTTCTGGAAGCCGTGCTGTCGGTCGGGCGGGAACTGGATCTGACGCAGGTGCTGCGGCGGATCGTGGAGGCTGCCGCCGTGCTGGTGGATGCCCGTTACGCGGCGTTGGGGGTGATCGGTCCGGATGGGGAGTCGCTGTCGCAGTTTCTGACGGTCGGGATGGCGGAGGAGGAAATCGCCGGGATCGGTCCCTACCCGACCGGCAAGGGCCTGCTGGGCGAGCTGATCAGCCACCCTGAGGCGCTGCGGCTTGGCGACCTCTCGCAGCACGCCGCGTCGTACGGGTTCCCGGCCAACCATCCGCCGATGCGGACATTCCTAGGGGTGCCGGTGCGGGTGCGTGAGGAGGTGTTCGGGAATCTGTACCTGACTGACAAGCACGGTGGTGAGGATTTCGACGCCGACGACGAGTCGGTGATCGCGACGCTGGCGGTGGCGGCCGGGGTAGCGATCGACAACGCACGGCTGTACGAGGAGGCGCAGCGTCAGCAGCGGTGGTTGAGTGCGAGTGCGGAGGTCACCCGCAGCCTCCTGTCGGGCAGTTCGCATTCCCAGGTGGTGGAGTTGATCGCGCAGAGGGCGCGGGAGATCACGGGCGCCGAGCTGGCGGACATCGTCGTGCCGCTGGCCGGCGGTGAGACGCTGAGGGTGGAGTTCGCGTGTGGGGGCAGCGCGCCCAAGCGGATGGGCCTGGTGGTGCCGCGGGAGGGCACACTCTCCGGGGCGGCCTGGACGGAGGGTGCCCGGGTCAGCACTGCGGATCTGGCCACCGATCCGCGTCTGGCGGGTGATCCGCGGCGGTCTGAGGGACTGGGGCCGGCGGTGGCGGTGCCGCTGGGGCGGGCCGAGGGCCACATCGACGCGGTCCTGCTGCTGGCTCGTGGGGTGGGGGAGGCCGTGTTCACCGAGCGGGAGGTCGGTCCGCTGCTCGGGTTCGCCGACCAGGCCGCGCTGGGCCTGGAGCTGGCGAACCGGCGCCGTGACGCTGAGCAGCTGGCGATGCTGGAGGACCGGGACCGGATCGCCCGGGACCTGCACGACCTGGCGATCCAGCGGCTGTTCGCGACCGGGATGACGTTGCAGAGCGCGGCCCGCTTCATCGAGCACCCCGGGGCCTCGGACCGGGTGCTGCGTGCGGTGGGAGACCTGGACGAGACGATCAAGATCATCCGGTCGACGATCTTCGGACTACGGGCCCGGGACGAGGCGTCGGGCAACGGCTTGCGGGCCAGGGTGGTGAAGGCGGTGGAGGAGGCGCAGGCGGCGCTGGGCTTCGCGCCGAGGCTGAGCATGGAGGGCCTGTTGGACACCGACGTCCCCGCCGCGGTGGCCGACCACGTGGTCGCGGTGCTGGGCGAGGCGTTGAGCAACGCAGCCCGGCACGCACAGGCGGGACGGGTCGAGGTGCTGCTGCAGGCGACGGGGGTCAAGGTCGTTCTGACGGTGCAGGACGACGGCGTGGGCATCCCGGAGCAGGGGCGGCGCAGCGGCCTGCGCAACCTCGCGGAGCGAGCCGATGGCCTCGGGGGTGAGCTGGAGCTGGCGAGCCCGCCGGACGGCGGGACGCGGCTGGTCTGGTCGGCACCGCTCGGGCCCTGA
- a CDS encoding DUF4406 domain-containing protein, translating into MTEKPMLILIAGPYRSGTDGGPQAMAANLARLEEAAWPVFAAGHVPVIGEWIALPVLRSAGAGLTDPLADQVLYPTAERLLTHCDAVLRLPGDSTGADQDVAVARRRGLPVYHHVDEIPHRTPRETA; encoded by the coding sequence ATGACCGAAAAGCCGATGCTCATCCTCATCGCCGGTCCGTACCGCTCCGGAACGGACGGCGGCCCCCAGGCCATGGCGGCGAACCTCGCCCGCCTCGAAGAGGCGGCGTGGCCGGTCTTCGCCGCCGGCCACGTCCCGGTGATCGGGGAATGGATCGCCCTGCCCGTGCTGCGCTCCGCGGGTGCGGGCCTCACCGATCCCCTCGCCGACCAGGTCCTCTACCCGACCGCCGAGCGCCTGCTCACCCACTGCGACGCCGTACTCCGCCTCCCCGGCGACTCCACCGGAGCCGACCAGGACGTCGCCGTCGCCCGCCGCCGCGGCCTGCCCGTCTACCACCACGTGGACGAGATCCCGCACCGCACCCCGCGGGAGACCGCGTGA
- a CDS encoding MarR family winged helix-turn-helix transcriptional regulator gives MPDPTREAALDRLARAAYSLSAADSRLRGRATRTPGALSLTHARALRVLADTGPLPIGRLAAATETTGAATTQLVNGLAAAGYVTRERPADDKRSVLVTLTDTGRRRHHERQTALAQALDAALARHETTALDTATDVLRQLVAIYDQL, from the coding sequence ATGCCCGATCCAACCCGCGAGGCGGCCCTCGACCGGCTCGCCCGCGCCGCCTACAGCCTCAGCGCCGCCGACTCCCGCCTGCGCGGACGCGCCACCCGCACCCCGGGCGCCCTCTCCCTCACCCACGCGCGAGCGCTACGCGTCCTGGCCGACACCGGCCCGCTGCCGATCGGCCGGCTGGCCGCCGCCACCGAGACCACCGGCGCGGCCACCACCCAACTGGTCAACGGCCTCGCCGCGGCTGGCTACGTCACCCGTGAACGCCCCGCGGACGACAAGAGGTCCGTCCTGGTCACCCTCACCGACACCGGCCGACGCCGCCACCACGAACGCCAGACCGCCCTGGCCCAGGCACTCGACGCCGCACTCGCACGCCACGAAACCACCGCCCTGGACACCGCGACCGACGTCCTGCGGCAACTCGTCGCCATCTACGACCAGCTCTGA
- a CDS encoding DeoR/GlpR family DNA-binding transcription regulator, which translates to MLAAERRDHLLDLLARDGKIVAKEVAAGLGISEDSVRRDLRDLAAEGLCQRVYGGALPVSPAVADYAVRRTLSPDGKRQIAAVAAALVQPGSALILDGGTTALAVAHALPPDLACTVITHSPTIAAALLDHPQADVFLLGGRLFKHSAVTCGAAAVEAAQNVSAELCLLGVTGVHPEAGLTTGDAEEAAMKRALAARGADTYILASAEKIGTASRFRVLPWEAVSGLITDADPSHPVLEQLAAHGVEILAAG; encoded by the coding sequence ATGCTGGCTGCCGAGAGACGCGATCACCTGTTGGACCTGCTCGCCCGCGACGGCAAGATCGTCGCCAAGGAGGTCGCCGCCGGTTTGGGCATCTCCGAGGACAGCGTCCGCCGCGATCTGAGGGACCTCGCCGCCGAAGGACTGTGCCAGCGCGTCTACGGCGGGGCTCTGCCCGTCTCCCCCGCCGTCGCGGACTACGCCGTCCGCCGGACCCTCTCCCCCGATGGGAAGCGGCAGATCGCCGCAGTCGCCGCCGCACTCGTGCAGCCTGGCAGCGCCCTGATCCTGGACGGCGGTACCACCGCCCTCGCCGTCGCCCACGCCCTCCCACCGGACCTGGCCTGCACTGTGATCACCCACAGCCCGACCATCGCGGCCGCACTGCTCGACCACCCCCAGGCCGACGTGTTCCTCCTCGGCGGCCGCCTCTTCAAGCACTCGGCGGTCACCTGCGGCGCCGCGGCGGTCGAGGCCGCCCAGAACGTCTCCGCCGAGCTGTGCCTTCTCGGCGTCACCGGCGTCCACCCCGAAGCCGGACTGACCACGGGTGATGCGGAGGAGGCGGCGATGAAGCGCGCCCTGGCCGCACGAGGCGCGGACACCTACATCCTGGCCTCCGCCGAGAAGATCGGCACGGCCTCCCGGTTCCGCGTCCTTCCTTGGGAGGCCGTCAGCGGACTGATCACCGACGCCGACCCCAGCCACCCGGTCCTCGAACAACTCGCGGCGCACGGCGTGGAGATCCTGGCAGCCGGCTGA
- a CDS encoding GNAT family N-acetyltransferase gives MHYVVHRIAVEEWRELREITLEALRDSPGAFNLSYADTAAHPDAYWQQQAAAEAAGQRATLTARDASGNWVGTAGIEPVPDVPDTVCVRSVYVTPAHRGATGPAADLVRATIRHAQGHTDARWLTLGVNESNARALAFYRRLGFEDTGKVIPYVRNPSEKVLILGYPGFRSDPR, from the coding sequence ATGCACTACGTCGTACACCGGATAGCCGTCGAGGAATGGCGGGAGCTCCGCGAGATCACACTGGAGGCGCTGCGGGACTCCCCCGGCGCCTTCAACCTCTCCTACGCCGACACCGCCGCCCACCCCGACGCCTACTGGCAGCAACAGGCCGCCGCGGAGGCTGCCGGGCAACGTGCCACCCTCACGGCCCGTGACGCGAGCGGGAACTGGGTGGGAACGGCCGGCATCGAGCCCGTCCCCGACGTCCCGGACACCGTGTGCGTCCGCTCCGTCTACGTCACCCCGGCCCACCGCGGCGCCACCGGCCCCGCCGCCGATCTCGTGCGGGCCACCATCCGCCACGCACAGGGCCACACCGACGCACGGTGGCTGACCCTCGGCGTCAACGAGAGCAACGCACGCGCCCTGGCCTTCTACCGACGACTCGGCTTCGAGGACACCGGAAAGGTGATCCCCTACGTCCGAAACCCGAGCGAGAAGGTCCTCATCCTGGGCTACCCGGGCTTCCGCAGCGACCCCCGGTAG
- a CDS encoding NUDIX domain-containing protein — translation MTPGPGTDTPDHRGRTGLDRAGRDLDRNPDVVVRDVELTSQGWHVLRRTTFDYRRRDGRWSTQQRETYDRGNGAVVLPYDAGRGRVLLTRQFRYPAYVNDHPDGMLVEAAAGLLDGDDPLAAIRRESAEELGITLGPITHILDAYMSPGSVTERLHFFVAPYTPADRTTEGGGLEEDGEDIEVLELPFTEALAMVRDGRITDGKTILLLQWAALDGPFAATVAVR, via the coding sequence GTGACCCCCGGCCCCGGGACCGACACTCCCGACCACCGCGGCCGCACCGGCCTGGACCGCGCCGGCCGGGACCTGGACCGCAATCCCGACGTCGTGGTCCGCGACGTAGAGCTCACCTCCCAGGGCTGGCACGTCCTGCGCCGCACCACCTTCGACTACCGGCGCCGCGACGGCCGCTGGAGCACCCAGCAGCGGGAGACCTACGACCGCGGCAACGGCGCGGTCGTCCTGCCCTACGACGCCGGCCGCGGCCGGGTGCTGCTCACCCGCCAGTTCCGCTACCCGGCCTACGTCAACGACCATCCGGACGGCATGCTCGTCGAGGCCGCGGCCGGGCTGCTCGATGGCGACGACCCGCTCGCCGCCATCCGGCGCGAGAGCGCGGAGGAGCTCGGCATCACGCTCGGACCGATCACCCACATCCTCGACGCCTACATGAGCCCCGGCTCCGTCACCGAGCGCCTGCACTTCTTCGTCGCCCCCTACACCCCTGCCGACCGCACGACGGAAGGCGGTGGACTCGAGGAGGACGGCGAGGACATCGAAGTGCTCGAACTGCCTTTCACCGAAGCCCTCGCCATGGTCCGCGACGGGCGCATCACCGATGGCAAGACCATCCTGCTCCTGCAGTGGGCCGCCCTGGACGGGCCCTTCGCCGCCACGGTGGCCGTCCGCTGA
- a CDS encoding pyridoxamine 5'-phosphate oxidase family protein: MKPDQIPPTDHTALDEQQCMKLLATVPVGRIVYTVRALPAVMPARYHLGEDGSVLLRAAAKSELVRAVSGALVAFEAGEVSGSDGSGWSVTVLGQAEVAAVPRQHDTWLRGPGQVSIRIRPELVTGRVLPAAPTGRI; this comes from the coding sequence ATGAAGCCAGATCAGATCCCACCGACCGATCACACGGCACTGGACGAGCAGCAGTGCATGAAGCTGCTGGCCACAGTGCCGGTCGGCCGCATCGTCTACACCGTGCGCGCGCTGCCCGCCGTGATGCCGGCCCGCTACCACCTCGGCGAGGACGGAAGCGTGCTGCTGCGCGCCGCCGCGAAGTCCGAACTGGTGCGCGCCGTGTCCGGCGCGCTGGTGGCCTTCGAGGCAGGCGAGGTCAGCGGGTCGGACGGCAGTGGCTGGAGTGTCACTGTCCTGGGCCAGGCAGAGGTCGCAGCGGTTCCGCGGCAGCACGACACCTGGCTCAGAGGACCCGGCCAGGTGTCCATCCGGATCCGCCCGGAGCTCGTCACCGGCCGCGTGCTGCCAGCCGCCCCGACCGGCCGGATCTGA